From a single Ignavibacteria bacterium genomic region:
- a CDS encoding RNA-directed DNA polymerase — MDSKELYAKITGPENLERAFVYACNERQHDFFHDPTEIEWAKTNRDAIISSISEILKDPKSYTQQTSFAYFPPKTNICRRRMIFIPFKDLVIRYAFVTVLAEQLDIQLSENCFANRRAKGKSIKKHLLQNYGNESWPRFVDWQKEMTPKYKFMIKTDISSFYDSVSHKYLIKKVTESLNIKAGSDVIKLFENILKVKVAMYGHHPGSQIRPETMRQGLVIGCGTDGFLANIYLKDVDELMATKKVVFGRYNDDMKIFSNDRKELDDAVLLLQKSLLTLGLNLNSGKTRLASNDKEKEELRSKAGDYYHYGDAVVEMPNKKFEKFLDKHFADVKQFTSASEIKDDGDGRDFCKFLSAQSNSKKGKIKMEERALWQVEALGNIFKNFAGASKHASWLIVQSSFFDEVKPQVAKRAVEILAETLLDPKINSYNRYRILYFLINSRNKNNNYQPYLKRFLPHNKDWFVDLCKQFLSEPAIECNIIAIQTLRTLGFGKDEISQFVAKHCIKPLAQPIENTLHHISEKTEVQVPEIVELDVSEVEDISGYF, encoded by the coding sequence ATGGACAGCAAAGAACTTTACGCAAAAATTACCGGTCCCGAGAACCTCGAGAGAGCTTTTGTTTATGCATGCAACGAGAGGCAGCACGATTTCTTCCACGACCCGACCGAAATAGAGTGGGCAAAGACTAACCGCGATGCAATTATAAGTTCGATCTCCGAAATCCTCAAAGACCCTAAGTCCTACACACAGCAGACCTCATTTGCGTATTTTCCCCCAAAAACAAATATCTGTCGAAGACGAATGATCTTTATTCCCTTTAAAGATCTGGTTATCAGGTACGCTTTTGTTACCGTTCTTGCCGAACAGCTCGATATACAGCTTTCCGAAAATTGCTTCGCAAACAGAAGAGCCAAAGGGAAATCCATCAAAAAGCACCTTCTGCAAAACTACGGCAACGAGAGCTGGCCCCGGTTCGTTGACTGGCAAAAGGAAATGACGCCCAAATACAAATTCATGATCAAAACCGACATTTCATCATTCTACGATTCGGTCTCCCACAAGTACCTTATTAAAAAAGTTACGGAATCCCTCAACATCAAAGCCGGATCTGATGTCATCAAGCTTTTCGAAAACATCCTCAAGGTAAAGGTTGCAATGTACGGCCACCATCCGGGTTCACAGATCAGACCCGAAACGATGCGACAGGGGCTCGTTATCGGCTGCGGTACCGATGGCTTTCTTGCAAATATCTATCTGAAAGATGTGGATGAACTGATGGCAACCAAAAAAGTCGTGTTCGGAAGATATAACGATGACATGAAAATCTTTTCAAACGACAGGAAGGAACTCGATGATGCCGTTCTCCTGCTGCAGAAATCCCTTCTGACTCTCGGTCTGAACCTCAATTCCGGTAAAACAAGATTGGCTTCCAACGACAAGGAAAAGGAGGAACTTCGATCGAAGGCAGGAGACTATTATCACTACGGTGATGCTGTCGTTGAAATGCCCAACAAAAAGTTTGAAAAATTTCTCGACAAGCATTTCGCAGATGTCAAGCAATTTACTTCCGCATCTGAGATAAAAGACGATGGGGACGGCAGGGACTTCTGTAAATTTCTTTCCGCTCAGTCGAACTCCAAAAAAGGTAAAATAAAGATGGAGGAGAGAGCTCTTTGGCAGGTGGAGGCACTGGGGAATATATTCAAAAATTTTGCCGGGGCATCCAAACATGCTTCATGGCTGATTGTTCAATCCTCTTTCTTTGATGAAGTGAAACCGCAGGTAGCAAAAAGGGCAGTCGAAATTCTTGCAGAGACACTTCTCGATCCTAAAATAAATTCCTATAACCGGTACAGAATTCTCTATTTCTTGATTAACTCCCGAAACAAAAACAACAATTATCAGCCTTACCTAAAGCGGTTTCTTCCCCACAACAAAGACTGGTTTGTCGATCTTTGTAAACAGTTTCTCTCAGAACCTGCGATAGAATGCAATATTATAGCCATTCAGACACTAAGGACTCTTGGCTTCGGAAAAGATGAAATTTCACAGTTCGTTGCCAAACATTGCATCAAACCGCTCGCACAACCGATAGAGAACACACTCCACCATATCTCCGAAAAAACGGAAGTGCAGGTTCCTGAAATAGTCGAGCTGGATGTTTCTGAAGTGGAGGATATTTCGGGATATTTTTGA
- a CDS encoding DUF4160 domain-containing protein: protein MPTVHNENGFRFYFYSHENFEPPHIHVDKGGCTAKIWLIELSMAKNIGFNARELREIMEIVRNNNKMMTERWYEYFN from the coding sequence ATGCCAACAGTACACAACGAAAATGGCTTCAGGTTTTATTTTTACAGTCATGAAAACTTTGAACCGCCACATATTCATGTTGATAAAGGCGGTTGTACAGCTAAAATCTGGTTGATAGAACTATCCATGGCAAAGAATATCGGCTTCAACGCCAGGGAGTTAAGAGAAATAATGGAGATAGTCAGAAATAATAACAAAATGATGACGGAACGATGGTATGAGTACTTTAACTAG
- the rfbC gene encoding dTDP-4-dehydrorhamnose 3,5-epimerase, whose amino-acid sequence MNAIESHLDGILLLKPVVFEDHRGFFFECFHKEKLAEAGISMEFVQDNLSKSSKGTIRGLHFQQPPFQQGKLCQVISGTVLDVVVDIRRGSPTFGKHYSTLLSEENHHQIWIPPGFAHGFSVLSDIAIFHYKCTGFYNKDSERTLLYNDPQLGIDWKVETGIVSPKDVQGVPLGQLDTQFVYNARQ is encoded by the coding sequence TTGAACGCAATAGAAAGCCATCTTGATGGCATACTTTTATTAAAACCGGTGGTCTTTGAAGATCACAGAGGCTTTTTCTTTGAGTGTTTCCACAAGGAAAAACTGGCTGAAGCCGGGATTTCGATGGAATTTGTTCAGGATAACCTTTCAAAATCATCAAAAGGAACCATCCGCGGGCTGCACTTCCAGCAACCGCCGTTTCAACAGGGGAAATTGTGCCAGGTAATCTCCGGTACAGTTCTCGATGTGGTGGTGGATATCAGGAGAGGGTCACCGACTTTTGGCAAGCATTATTCGACACTCCTCTCGGAAGAAAATCACCATCAGATTTGGATTCCACCCGGTTTTGCCCATGGATTTTCTGTACTCTCTGACATAGCAATCTTTCACTACAAGTGTACAGGATTTTATAATAAAGACTCGGAGCGAACCCTTCTCTACAATGATCCACAACTTGGGATCGATTGGAAGGTGGAGACCGGGATAGTTTCTCCAAAGGATGTCCAGGGAGTCCCCCTCGGACAGCTTGATACTCAATTTGTTTACAACGCCAGACAATAA
- a CDS encoding glycogen/starch/alpha-glucan phosphorylase, with the protein MKNSLFFTDRESPESFTLSNQFSEHLEFILVKTRQTVTDNDMYYALSLSIRDRLVRNWLRTQHVYNTQNVKKVYYLSLEFLMGRLLGNALINMDYYEECRQILRKDNYVLEDIMELEHDMALGNGGLGRLAACFLDSMATLQLPAFGYGIRYEFGIFKQEIVNGRQQEQPDYWLAYGCPWEIPRRELTFRIKYFGRVVSIRTPEGKMKHNWIDTEEILAAAYDVPVPGYKSDTVNNLRLWAARANEEFSFKEFNDGNYVAAVEKKNISENISKVLYPNDSYTGGKFLRLRQQYFFSSASLQDIIRKYRYNHNTFDRFAEKTAIQLNDTHPVIAIPELMRILIDEEGLSWDEAWKITQGTFAYTNHTVVPEALEEWSVSIFEELLPRHLQIVYDINHNFLTDVREKFNLTDEVISKISIIREGPEKRIRMANLAIVACHSVNGVAALHSNILKQLIFNDFHRIFPTKFTNVTNGITFRRWIRHANPLLSSLISDRINDDWILHNDKIAEIEKFADDHEFLNDWSHIKWFNKQLLAKFIKSEYGITVPTDSIFDVQIKRFHEYKRQLLNVLHVITLYNRIKENPRYEATPRTVIFAGKAAPAYHMAKLIIKLIHAVGDVVNNDPAVGDKLKVVFIANYGVSLAERIIPAADLSEQISTAGLEASGTGNMKFALNGALTIGTMDGANIEIREEVGDENIFIFGLLADEVLALRAQGYNPMDYYDRNPELRRVINMIAGNSFSPAEPGIFQPIIDSLLGSDYYMLLADYEDYVRVQEEVAKAYRDRERWTRMSLLNTARIAKFSSDRSISDYAKNIWNIKPVTVKVD; encoded by the coding sequence ATGAAAAATTCTTTGTTTTTTACCGACCGCGAGTCGCCTGAAAGTTTTACCCTCTCAAACCAGTTTTCCGAGCATCTCGAATTTATTCTCGTAAAAACGCGCCAAACCGTAACCGACAACGACATGTATTATGCCCTGTCGCTTTCGATTCGTGACAGGCTCGTTAGAAACTGGCTTCGCACACAGCATGTATACAACACACAGAATGTGAAAAAAGTATACTACCTTTCCCTCGAATTTTTAATGGGAAGGCTCCTCGGGAATGCCCTCATCAACATGGACTACTACGAGGAGTGCCGCCAGATTCTCCGCAAAGACAATTATGTCCTCGAAGATATCATGGAGCTTGAGCACGACATGGCGTTGGGAAATGGTGGTCTCGGAAGACTTGCCGCCTGTTTTCTCGATTCGATGGCTACGCTTCAGCTTCCGGCATTTGGATATGGTATCAGGTATGAATTTGGTATTTTCAAGCAGGAAATTGTGAATGGCAGACAACAGGAGCAGCCCGACTACTGGCTCGCATACGGTTGTCCGTGGGAGATTCCGAGAAGAGAATTGACTTTCAGAATAAAATACTTCGGAAGAGTGGTTTCGATAAGAACTCCTGAAGGGAAGATGAAGCACAATTGGATAGATACCGAGGAGATTCTCGCCGCTGCATACGATGTGCCTGTTCCCGGTTACAAATCGGACACGGTCAACAACCTCAGACTCTGGGCAGCCCGGGCGAACGAGGAGTTCAGCTTTAAGGAATTTAACGACGGCAATTATGTTGCAGCAGTTGAAAAGAAAAACATCTCGGAAAACATCTCCAAAGTTTTGTATCCGAATGACAGCTACACCGGCGGAAAATTCCTGAGACTAAGACAGCAGTACTTCTTCAGTTCTGCTTCACTTCAGGATATTATCAGGAAGTACAGGTATAACCACAATACTTTTGACAGATTTGCCGAGAAAACGGCGATTCAGTTGAATGATACCCACCCTGTAATCGCGATCCCCGAACTCATGCGAATTCTGATCGATGAAGAAGGTTTGTCATGGGATGAAGCATGGAAGATCACCCAGGGGACATTCGCATACACAAACCACACCGTCGTCCCCGAGGCTCTCGAAGAATGGTCTGTCTCGATATTTGAAGAATTGCTGCCGCGACACCTTCAGATAGTATACGACATCAACCACAACTTCCTCACAGATGTTAGAGAAAAATTCAACCTCACGGATGAAGTTATCAGCAAAATTTCGATAATCAGGGAAGGACCTGAGAAGCGAATCAGGATGGCGAACCTTGCAATAGTTGCCTGTCACTCGGTGAATGGCGTGGCAGCACTTCATTCAAACATCCTGAAACAACTGATTTTCAACGATTTTCACAGAATTTTCCCGACCAAGTTCACTAATGTAACCAATGGAATCACATTCAGAAGATGGATAAGGCATGCAAATCCGCTCCTCTCATCCCTTATTTCCGACAGAATAAATGATGACTGGATACTCCACAATGACAAAATTGCCGAAATCGAAAAATTTGCCGATGATCATGAATTTTTGAACGACTGGAGCCATATCAAGTGGTTCAACAAACAGTTGCTCGCAAAATTCATCAAAAGTGAGTACGGGATTACGGTTCCGACCGATTCAATTTTCGATGTACAGATAAAAAGATTCCACGAGTACAAGAGGCAGTTGCTGAATGTACTTCATGTGATTACGCTCTACAACCGTATCAAAGAGAATCCGAGATATGAGGCCACACCAAGAACTGTGATTTTTGCCGGTAAGGCTGCTCCCGCATACCACATGGCAAAACTCATCATTAAGCTTATTCACGCCGTGGGTGATGTGGTAAATAATGATCCAGCAGTTGGTGACAAGTTAAAAGTTGTTTTTATTGCAAATTATGGTGTCTCGCTTGCCGAAAGAATTATTCCTGCAGCGGATCTCTCTGAACAGATTTCCACCGCAGGTCTTGAAGCTTCAGGAACAGGAAACATGAAGTTCGCATTAAACGGTGCCCTTACAATCGGAACGATGGACGGTGCAAATATAGAGATAAGGGAAGAGGTAGGAGATGAGAACATATTCATTTTCGGGCTTCTTGCTGATGAAGTGCTGGCACTCAGGGCACAGGGTTACAATCCAATGGATTACTACGACAGAAATCCCGAACTTCGCCGCGTAATCAACATGATAGCCGGAAACAGTTTCTCTCCTGCTGAGCCCGGCATATTCCAGCCGATTATCGATTCACTTCTGGGAAGTGACTATTATATGTTACTTGCCGACTATGAAGACTATGTAAGAGTTCAGGAAGAGGTAGCAAAAGCCTATCGTGACCGCGAAAGATGGACCAGAATGTCCCTTCTTAACACAGCGAGAATTGCCAAATTCTCCAGCGACAGATCGATCTCAGATTATGCCAAAAACATCTGGAATATCAAGCCTGTAACGGTGAAAGTCGATTAA
- a CDS encoding DUF2442 domain-containing protein — MSTLTSVADERIKNVKIDENLITVDLMDGRIISVPLVWYPSLMNATPEQLMNWEIAGGGYGIHWPDLDEDLSTEGFLRGAPSPKKLNKTA, encoded by the coding sequence ATGAGTACTTTAACTAGTGTCGCAGATGAGCGAATCAAAAATGTAAAGATCGATGAGAATCTGATCACTGTGGATCTTATGGACGGACGGATAATTTCTGTGCCACTGGTCTGGTATCCATCGCTGATGAACGCTACCCCTGAGCAATTAATGAACTGGGAAATTGCCGGAGGAGGATATGGAATCCATTGGCCTGATCTTGACGAAGATTTAAGTACGGAAGGATTTCTCCGCGGCGCACCATCGCCTAAGAAACTAAACAAAACTGCTTAA
- a CDS encoding SDR family oxidoreductase, with amino-acid sequence MQKHYIAVGSSSGIGEELTKKLLSAGHRVTGISRREVSGLSGNYSHIQADLANLETVLPKIEGAVDGLVYAPGSINLKPFRSLSLADFQNELNINLLGAIRTIQHFLPNLKLSDQASVLLFSTVAVSTGMPYHASIASAKGAIEGLTRSLAAEFAPKIRVNALAPSLTDTPLAGKLLATPEKVEASAKRHPLGRVGSTGDIASAAEFLLGDTSSWITGQIIHIDGGMSSVKLM; translated from the coding sequence ATGCAGAAACATTATATAGCCGTCGGATCTTCTTCCGGAATCGGCGAGGAACTGACAAAAAAACTTCTCTCAGCAGGGCACAGGGTCACAGGAATCAGCCGCAGGGAAGTGTCGGGCTTATCCGGAAATTACTCCCATATTCAGGCAGACCTGGCAAATTTGGAGACCGTCCTCCCAAAAATTGAAGGTGCGGTTGATGGACTCGTTTATGCCCCCGGCAGCATAAATCTAAAGCCGTTCAGATCACTTTCTTTGGCAGATTTTCAGAATGAACTGAATATCAACCTCCTCGGTGCAATAAGGACGATTCAACACTTTCTCCCCAATCTGAAACTTTCGGACCAGGCATCGGTTCTTCTTTTTAGCACAGTTGCCGTCTCGACAGGAATGCCTTACCACGCATCCATTGCCTCGGCAAAAGGAGCAATCGAAGGACTCACACGATCACTCGCAGCAGAATTTGCTCCAAAAATCCGTGTGAACGCATTAGCCCCGTCCCTCACAGACACACCCCTCGCCGGAAAGTTGCTCGCAACTCCCGAAAAAGTTGAAGCATCCGCTAAAAGGCATCCTCTCGGAAGAGTGGGAAGCACGGGCGACATCGCATCTGCCGCTGAATTTCTCCTCGGCGACACTTCAAGCTGGATAACGGGACAAATAATCCACATTGATGGAGGGATGTCCTCAGTAAAACTGATGTAA
- a CDS encoding AAA family ATPase encodes MKKRIYQTPDLEALVANGGYYVDKTHFIPLIENFANPNLFFLRPRRFGKSMFLSVLELYYGIEHGGKFEEIFGQYYIGKPENTTPLKNSFHVIKFNFSGIRTESSVDIEREFCVELSTKIANFLSTYNIGSISEREILLSSQSGTELLRRFFSLFKREMPSGKIYLLIDEYDHFTNELFSFDRDSFKEFVSTNGWVRKFYEVIKQYNGEGVIDRFFATGVTPVTLDSMTSGFNIARDITLDNSFHEMAGFTESELKTLILNTLNGDGAYDMDTLLDDMRLWYNGSKFSRNEAERIYNPQLVLNFLISFQNSWRYPEEITDNNVTSDWKKIKDIVYRLPKPEADALIEEVYTNESIKGNLITRFNPELTYTKSDAISILFYNGLLTIDSEKYGIIKYVIPNYVIKNVYWEFLRAVYELELNLQIDLTGKTEIFEEMAEKGEINNLVKETQRILTLLTNNDFQNFRESNLKMVVITLLSLNKSYIIHSEYEVEKGRVDILLTKREPFGGKYQFLLEFKYVKVQDEKEYEKRKTEGINQLKKYLASEKIRSLQNLKSYLVIFHQKSEGEIVRVA; translated from the coding sequence ATGAAAAAGCGAATTTATCAGACTCCCGATCTTGAGGCATTAGTTGCGAATGGTGGATATTATGTCGATAAAACGCATTTTATCCCGCTGATAGAGAATTTTGCCAATCCGAATCTCTTTTTCCTGAGACCCCGCCGTTTTGGGAAATCGATGTTCCTCTCTGTTTTAGAACTATACTACGGCATTGAGCATGGAGGTAAATTCGAGGAAATATTTGGCCAATATTACATTGGGAAACCTGAAAATACCACCCCCCTAAAGAACTCCTTTCATGTGATCAAATTTAATTTCAGTGGAATCAGAACCGAGAGCAGTGTTGATATTGAAAGAGAATTTTGTGTCGAGCTGTCCACTAAAATCGCAAACTTTCTAAGTACCTACAATATCGGTTCCATCTCCGAAAGAGAAATTCTGCTTAGCAGTCAGAGCGGTACAGAGTTATTGAGAAGATTTTTTTCGCTCTTTAAGCGGGAAATGCCGAGCGGCAAAATTTACTTGCTGATAGATGAGTACGATCACTTCACCAATGAATTATTCTCTTTCGATCGAGACAGTTTCAAAGAATTTGTCTCCACCAACGGTTGGGTACGCAAATTTTATGAAGTAATAAAACAGTATAACGGCGAGGGCGTAATAGATCGTTTTTTTGCAACCGGAGTAACTCCCGTTACGCTCGACAGCATGACCAGCGGATTTAATATTGCACGGGATATCACTCTCGACAACAGTTTTCACGAAATGGCTGGATTTACGGAAAGCGAGTTGAAAACCCTGATCCTGAATACCCTGAACGGGGATGGTGCATATGACATGGATACACTTCTTGACGATATGCGGTTGTGGTATAATGGCAGCAAGTTTTCCAGAAACGAAGCAGAGCGAATCTACAATCCCCAACTCGTACTCAATTTCCTGATCTCATTCCAAAATTCATGGCGTTATCCTGAAGAGATCACAGATAATAATGTGACAAGTGACTGGAAAAAGATAAAGGACATTGTATATCGCCTTCCGAAACCTGAGGCAGATGCTTTAATTGAGGAAGTTTACACAAATGAATCGATCAAAGGGAATTTGATTACCAGATTTAATCCTGAATTGACTTATACAAAATCAGATGCGATATCCATTCTTTTCTATAATGGTTTGCTGACTATTGACTCGGAAAAATATGGGATTATCAAATATGTCATCCCCAATTATGTGATTAAGAATGTGTACTGGGAATTTCTGAGAGCAGTATATGAGCTGGAGCTGAATCTCCAGATTGATTTGACAGGTAAAACAGAGATTTTTGAGGAAATGGCGGAGAAGGGTGAGATCAATAATCTCGTGAAAGAGACGCAAAGAATCCTGACTCTCCTGACAAATAATGACTTTCAGAACTTCAGGGAGAGCAACCTCAAAATGGTTGTTATTACCCTTCTGTCTCTGAATAAATCTTATATCATCCACAGCGAATATGAAGTTGAAAAAGGAAGGGTGGATATACTGCTGACGAAAAGAGAACCATTTGGAGGCAAATATCAGTTTTTGCTGGAATTCAAATATGTAAAAGTTCAGGACGAAAAAGAGTACGAAAAACGAAAAACTGAAGGCATCAATCAGTTGAAGAAATATCTGGCTTCAGAAAAAATTCGTTCCCTGCAAAATCTAAAGTCTTATCTGGTTATATTCCATCAAAAATCAGAAGGAGAGATAGTAAGGGTTGCTTGA
- a CDS encoding thioredoxin family protein, giving the protein MPQKKLLLFKKPGCMPCEVMERELSAALGELSPSPELTIIDLSEHPEVGERMDIQSTPALLFVKDGKLVDVIHGVVNREYLRKSLHNFINI; this is encoded by the coding sequence ATGCCCCAAAAGAAACTCCTTCTCTTCAAGAAACCGGGATGTATGCCATGTGAAGTGATGGAGAGGGAGTTGTCGGCTGCTTTGGGTGAGTTATCGCCAAGCCCCGAATTAACAATCATTGACCTCTCCGAGCATCCTGAAGTCGGGGAGAGGATGGACATTCAAAGCACACCCGCACTTTTGTTTGTCAAAGACGGAAAACTTGTTGATGTGATTCATGGTGTGGTGAACAGAGAGTATTTGCGGAAATCATTGCACAATTTTATTAATATTTAA
- a CDS encoding DUF1697 domain-containing protein yields the protein MPVYIALLRGINVSGQKLIKMTDLKELFQSLGCNNVQTYIQSGNVVFESSEKEPSNLESQIMQAISSKYGFDVEVMVRTVEEFGRIIENNPFPEAEGNKLYISFFRKPQQEIPFEELDKVKSDSEVYLFFESVMFLYCPEGYGITKLSNPFIEKKLKTVATTRNLNTVLKLIEMTK from the coding sequence ATGCCTGTCTATATCGCCCTGCTTCGCGGAATAAATGTCAGCGGACAAAAACTTATCAAAATGACCGATTTGAAAGAGCTTTTTCAGTCTCTCGGATGCAACAATGTTCAGACTTACATCCAAAGCGGAAATGTGGTTTTTGAATCTTCCGAAAAAGAGCCTTCAAATCTCGAATCACAGATCATGCAGGCGATCTCCTCGAAATACGGTTTTGATGTGGAGGTGATGGTAAGGACTGTTGAGGAGTTTGGGCGAATTATTGAAAATAATCCATTTCCTGAAGCCGAAGGGAATAAGCTTTACATTTCGTTTTTCCGGAAGCCACAGCAGGAGATCCCTTTTGAAGAATTGGACAAGGTAAAATCTGATTCAGAGGTGTACTTGTTTTTTGAAAGTGTAATGTTTCTTTACTGTCCCGAGGGGTACGGTATTACAAAACTTTCCAACCCGTTCATCGAGAAAAAACTGAAAACTGTTGCGACCACACGAAATTTGAACACTGTTCTGAAATTGATCGAAATGACAAAATAA
- a CDS encoding class D beta-lactamase produces the protein MKQLISFESTKLIITVPLSTIWIAKPMLNRLYFKYLLALFTITSLSAQSQSEFQKFFDEIGFRGSITIYDKKADKWIFSDTLDAKLELLPASSSKIFNSLVFLEEGILKDENEIVKWDGIKRWVDDWNQDLDLRRAFKFSAGWVYFSLAPKVGREKYLDYLDKCGYGNKFIGAHVDSFWIDGSLRISPIQQVNFLRNLDAETLPFSKRTFSIVKNIMIEKEDSTRIVRGKTGWGTVPGQDDTGWWVGYLTLKDNVVYFATRLRKSDDGRDSAFFTSRRTVTAKILKYLGYGEIF, from the coding sequence ATGAAACAACTGATTAGTTTTGAATCGACGAAACTTATTATTACCGTACCATTATCAACAATTTGGATTGCCAAGCCAATGCTTAACAGACTCTACTTTAAATATTTACTTGCCCTTTTTACAATTACATCCCTTTCGGCTCAGTCACAATCTGAGTTCCAAAAATTCTTTGATGAGATCGGATTTAGAGGAAGCATTACCATTTATGATAAGAAGGCTGACAAGTGGATTTTCAGCGACACCCTTGACGCAAAACTTGAACTGTTGCCCGCATCATCATCAAAAATTTTCAATTCCCTTGTGTTTCTTGAAGAAGGCATTCTAAAGGATGAAAATGAAATCGTGAAATGGGACGGAATTAAAAGATGGGTTGACGACTGGAATCAGGATCTTGATCTCCGCAGGGCATTCAAATTCTCTGCTGGCTGGGTATATTTCAGCCTTGCTCCAAAAGTCGGCAGGGAAAAATATCTCGACTACCTCGACAAATGCGGTTACGGAAATAAATTCATCGGCGCGCATGTCGATTCCTTCTGGATCGATGGCTCCCTGCGGATTTCACCAATACAACAGGTCAATTTTCTCCGAAACCTTGACGCAGAGACACTTCCCTTTTCAAAAAGGACATTCTCAATCGTCAAAAACATCATGATAGAAAAAGAAGATTCAACCAGGATAGTTCGTGGGAAAACAGGCTGGGGCACCGTTCCCGGACAGGATGACACGGGTTGGTGGGTCGGTTATCTGACACTCAAAGACAATGTTGTCTACTTTGCCACCCGGTTGAGGAAGAGCGACGATGGCAGAGACTCCGCATTTTTCACAAGCAGAAGAACAGTGACAGCTAAAATCCTTAAGTATCTAGGCTATGGGGAGATATTTTAA